The Portunus trituberculatus isolate SZX2019 unplaced genomic scaffold, ASM1759143v1 PGA_scaffold_472__1_contigs__length_45509, whole genome shotgun sequence genome includes the window ATGACACACTTATTAGGCACGCTCGCCACGGATTCGACGAGCCAGCTGGATGTCCTTGGGCATGATAGTGACACGCTTGGCGTGGATGGCGCACAGGTTAGTGTCTTCAAAGAGACCCACGAGATAAGCCTCGGAAGCTTCCTGGAGGGCCATGACAGCGGAGGACTGGAAGCGGAGGTCAGTCTTGAAATCCTGGGCAATTTCACGCACCAAGCGCTGGAAAGGCAGCTTCCTGATAAGCAGTTCGGTGCTCTTCTGATAACGGCGGATCTCACGGAGGGCCACGGTTCCTGGCCTGTAACGGTGGGGCTTCTTGACACCTCCAGTGGCAG containing:
- the LOC123500703 gene encoding histone H3 — protein: MARTKQTARKSTGGKAPRKQLATKAARKSAPATGGVKKPHRYRPGTVALREIRRYQKSTELLIRKLPFQRLVREIAQDFKTDLRFQSSAVMALQEASEAYLVGLFEDTNLCAIHAKRVTIMPKDIQLARRIRGERA